CTGATTATTCCACGAAATGATTGCAAAGGAATTTTAGGTCCGATAAAATGCTGAAATGCAAAATCTTTTTGTCCGTATGCAGGCAGAAAAACTATACATAAAATAACGCTGAAGAAAACAGCAATATATTTACAACACATACAAAGTAAATGAATGTCTGATGAGTAATGTCTGAATGAGATAAGCAAGCCAAGATGTTAGCAGGCCGATTTCGGTTGTAACAAGCCTGAAAGATTAGAGATCAGAAATTGACCAGAAGGAGGCATAATTTTTATCATAAAATAGATACAGAATGTTACGTAAAAATACATAAAGGCTAACATCTATTTTACCTCAAACTCATCAAATTTATTACATATTAATTCTATTATTTTATCTGTATAGCTTTTATAAAAGCCACTAATTGACAGTTTATACAGGTTTTATCAACAAATGAGTGCTGATAGTAGCAAACTCTGAAAATTACAATATATGAACTGCATATTTCATGCATTCACTCTGGTTTAATTAACAATAGCCCATTTATATCTTTACTGGCTATCTGCTAGTATAGATACAGATTTGATCAAATTTTCGTTAATTGCTCAGAACCAACTTTTCATAGTATGTATCTACAGGATAGAGACATACTCATCAAAATAAACCAATGATAACCTATTTTGAACTTCAGTATAAGCGATTAAACAGAAGCCTGAGTGCCTTTGGCCTGAATCCATATCTCGGCCTGTTACTACTTGGAGCGTTCTTTATTCTATTTTCTAAATTATCCTATACAAAACTTCTGCAGCTATGGCCTCCCTATGCGCCATATCTGTATGCCTTATTGCCACTGGCAGCCGTATATACCCTGGGAAATAAAAGCAGAAATAACTTTCTCAAAAATATATTTACCAAAAAAAGATATCTGCAGCTCAGACTGCTGGAAAATAGTTTGATTGCCCTACCCTTCTATATCTTTCTAATGTGTATGCAACAATTTTTACCCTCATTGGTGGCAGTGGCAGGAAGTTTATCAGGAATCTTTATCCAATCCGTTTCTTTGCCAACCTATGCTATCCCCACACCCTTTTCTAAACGCCCTTTTGAGTTTGCGATAGGATTTCGGAAAACCTATCTGCTGCTATTTGTGCTGTATACACTTGGCGTTATTGGTATGGTTGTCGGGAATTATAATTTAGGATTGTTTTCTTTATTCTGTCTGTTTTTGCTCACTATGAATTATTATTCGACTCCAGAACCACCTTTCTATGTATGGATACATTCGGTCAATGCCCATCAGTTTTTGCAGATGAAGGTCAAACAATCTATTCTACATAGTCTTATCCTTGTATCACCTCTTGCATTGCTCCTGATGATACTTAATCCAGTCAATGCATACATTGTAGCTATTATTCTGGTAACAGGCCTACTATATACTGTCACCTGGGTGCTGGGAAAATATGCCATTTATCCTAAAGAAGCAGATCTTCCACAGATCATTAAGATGGCACTTGGAATTTTTATGCCTCCCCTGATCCTTATCTTAATTCCTCATTTCTATTTCAAATCACTGGTACGACTTACTACCTATTTAAAATGATTACGATTCAGTCACTAAGTAAGTTCTATGGAACCCACCGGGTTTTGCATGAAATTTCTCTAACCTTTAACCGGGGTGAAATTCATGGGATTGTAGGAGAAAATGGCGCGGGTAAGACAACACTCTTTCAATGCGTAGCAGGACTTACTTCCTACTCGGGACAGATACACTATGATAGAGGCACCCTAAAAAATGAACTGGGTTATTTGCCCACTGACTTGTTCTTTTTCTCCAAGATAACAGGCATGGAATATCTGCAACTAGTATGTAATGCCAGAGGAATAAAAAACAATCGAATCACAGAGGGTAATCTGTTCGATCTGCCACTTCATCAATATGCAGAAACGTATTCAACAGGCATGAAAAAGAAGCTGGCGATAACCGGCCTGTTACTACAAAAAAATGAGGTATTTATTCTCGATGAACCCTTTAATGGAGTAGATATTCATAGTAACAGTATTATTCAGGAAATCCTCTTAAAGCTGAAAGAACTGAATAAAATTGTATTGATGTCTTCACACATCTTTTCCACTCTGAATGACGCCTGCGATTACCTCCATTATTTAAAAGGTGGCACCATCCAACAGAGTGCTAGAAAAGGTGACTTTACCAGCATCGAAGAGGACATGAAACAGAATGGAATCGGGATCAGGGTAGCTGATATAGTAACTGGTATGCTATAGTCTGGGCTTATAAACTGCACAGTATAAACCCAGAACGTTTGACAACTCTTCTCGTGAGATTATGCTTCATCCTGTCTAGTAGCGGTTTCATAGGGTATTATGACTAACGGACTGAGCTCTGGATTTTAGAGTCAGGTTATGTTCATCTGATGGAATCAAGGTAAATAACTGTCGGGTTATAGATGGAATATCTCTTCCGTTGATACTAATAATCTCATCACCAGTTTCAATGG
The DNA window shown above is from Xanthocytophaga agilis and carries:
- a CDS encoding ABC transporter ATP-binding protein, which codes for MITIQSLSKFYGTHRVLHEISLTFNRGEIHGIVGENGAGKTTLFQCVAGLTSYSGQIHYDRGTLKNELGYLPTDLFFFSKITGMEYLQLVCNARGIKNNRITEGNLFDLPLHQYAETYSTGMKKKLAITGLLLQKNEVFILDEPFNGVDIHSNSIIQEILLKLKELNKIVLMSSHIFSTLNDACDYLHYLKGGTIQQSARKGDFTSIEEDMKQNGIGIRVADIVTGML